A genomic region of Anas acuta chromosome 1, bAnaAcu1.1, whole genome shotgun sequence contains the following coding sequences:
- the CNGA4 gene encoding cyclic nucleotide-gated channel alpha-4 isoform X2, producing MRNLSAVLSRRWDRAPAPRTGRTQRAAAPRSWILDPSGDWYYWWLSAMVLPVMYNWIVIVCRSCFAELQEQHTVLWLSLDCLSDALYLLDIAVHLHTGFLEEGILVQDRAQIRRRYLRSASFPWDVASVLPTDLLYLHLGPAVPAVRANRFLRVPRLFEAFDRRETRTAHPYAFRIAKLMLYVFVTIHWNGCLYFALSTYLGLGADDWVYPNASRPGFARPLRQYLHSFYISTLILTTVGDTPEPQREEEFLFMTAGFLLAVLGFATIMGSMSSVIANMNAADAAFYPDHGPVQQYLQAHGVGGRLLRRVAGWHQHLRAHRKLVGERAVLRHLPSRLRAEVAASVHLPALRKVSLFQNCERGVLEALVLKLRPQVFSPGEFVCRTGDVGREMYFIREGRLAVVAADGVTQLAILGEGLYFGEISLINIRGNRSGNRRTANIQSIGYSDLFCLSKEDLTEVLAEFPSARALMEAKGREILLRMDKLDVHAEAAAVAAAEEAEQRVQALEVALEELQTRVARLLAQLESSAFKLALRIGRLESRAQQRRLARERAPARDQGTTRLQGPDGGRGPAGAQGPTRVRGPNGVQGPMRAQGPTRVQGPNGVQGPTDVQGPTRVQGSTRMQGPTGVRGPTGVRGTTRVQGSMGMQGPTGVRGPAGVQGPTRGQGPTGVRGTRRRGPRR from the exons ATGCGGAACCTCAGCGCGGTGCTGTCCCGACGCTGGGACCGGGCCCCGGCACCACGCACCGGCCGCACGCAGCg CGCTGCCGCTCCCCGGAGCTGGATCCTCGACCCCTCCGGGGACTGGTACTACTGGTGGCTCAGCGCCATGGTCCTGCCCGTCATGTACAACTGGATCGTCATCGTCTGCAG GTCCTGCTTCGCcgagctccaggagcagcacacGGTGCTGTGGCTGAGCCTGGACTGCCTGAGCGACGCGCTCTACCTGCTGGACATCGCCGTGCACCTGCACACCG GCTTCCTGGAGGAGGGCATCCTGGTGCAGGACCGGGCGCAGATCCGGCGGCGCTACCTGCGCTCTGCCAGCTTCCCCTGGGACGTGGCCTCGGTGCTGCCCACCGACCTGCTCTACCTGCACCTGGGCCCGGCCGTGCCGGCCGTGCGAGCCAACCGCTTCCTGCGGGTCCCGCGGCTCTTCGAAGCCTTTGACCGCCGGGAGACACGCACTGCCCACCCCTACGCCTTCCGCATCGCCAAGCTGATGCTCTACGTCTTCGTCACCATCCACTGGAACGGCTGCCTCTACTTTGCCCTCTCCACCTACCTGGGGCTGGGTGCCGACGACTGGGTCTACCCCAACGCCAGCCGCCCCGGCTTCGCCCGCCCGCTGCGGCAGTACCTGCACAGCTTCTACATCTCCACCCTCATCCTCACCACCGTGGGTGACACGCCGGAGCCCCAGCGCGAGGAGGAGTTCCTCTTCATGACCGCCGGCTTCCTGCTGGCCGTGCTGGGCTTCGCCACCATCATGGGCAGCATGAGCTCCGTCATCGCCAACATGAACGCAGCCGACGCCGCCTTCTACCCCGACCACGGCCCGGTGCAGCAGTACCTGCAGGCACACGGTGTCGGGGGGCGGCTGCTGCGGCGGGTGGCCGGCTGGCACCAGCACCTGCGGGCGCACAGGAAGCTGGTGGGGGAGCGGGCCGTGCTCCGGCACCTCCCCAGCCGGCTGCGGGCCGAGGTGGCCGCCAGCGTGCACCTGCCTGCCCTGCGCAAGGTGTCCCTGTTCCAGAACTGCGAGCGCGGTGTGCTGGAGGCGCTGGTGCTCAAGCTGCGGCCACAGGTCTTCAGCCCCGGAGAGTTCGTCTGCCGCACCGGCGACGTGGGGCGGGAGATGTATTTCATCCGCGAGGGGCGTCTGGCCGTGGTGGCAGCCGACGGCGTCACACAGCTCGCCATCCTGGGCGAGGGGCTCTACTTCGGGGAGATCAGCCTCATCAACATCCGAG GGAACAGGTCGGGGAACCGTCGCACCGCCAACATCCAGAGCATTGGCTACTCAGACCTCTTCTGCCTCTCCAAGGAGGACCTGACAGAGGTGCTGGCCGAGTTCCCCAGCGCCCGCGCCCTGATGGAGGCCAAGGGGCGTGAGATCCTGCTGCGCATGGACAAGCTGGATGTGCACGCTGAGGCAGCagcggtggcagcagcagaggaggctgagcagcGAGTGCAGGCGCTGGAGGTGgccctggaggagctgcagacaCGGGTGGCCCGGCTGCTGGCCCAGCTGGAGTCCAGCGCCTTCAAGCTGGCGCTGCGCATCGGGCGCCTCGAGAGCAGGGCCCAGCAGCGGCGCCTGGCCAGGGAACGGGCTCCAGCCAGGGACCAGGGGACCACCAGGCTGCAGGGACCTGATGGGGGACGGGGTCCTGCTGGGGCACAGGGTCCCACAAGGGTGCGGGGTCCCAATGGTGTACAGGGTCCCATGAGGGCACAGGGTCCCACAAGGGTGCAGGGTCCCAATGGTGTACAGGGTCCCACTGATGTGCAGGGTCCCACCAGGGTGCAGGGTTCCACCAGGATGCAGGGTCCCACTGGTGTACGGGGTCCCACTGGTGTACGGGGTACCACCAGGGTGCAGGGTTCCATGGGGATGCAGGGTCCCACTGGTGTACGGGGTCCCGCTGGTGTACAGGGACCCACCAGGGGCCAGGGTCCCACGGGGGTGCGGGGCACAAGACGCAGAGGCCCCCGGCGCTGA
- the CNGA4 gene encoding cyclic nucleotide-gated channel alpha-4 isoform X1 yields the protein MRNLSAVLSRRWDRAPAPRTGRTQRSAAAPRSWILDPSGDWYYWWLSAMVLPVMYNWIVIVCRSCFAELQEQHTVLWLSLDCLSDALYLLDIAVHLHTGFLEEGILVQDRAQIRRRYLRSASFPWDVASVLPTDLLYLHLGPAVPAVRANRFLRVPRLFEAFDRRETRTAHPYAFRIAKLMLYVFVTIHWNGCLYFALSTYLGLGADDWVYPNASRPGFARPLRQYLHSFYISTLILTTVGDTPEPQREEEFLFMTAGFLLAVLGFATIMGSMSSVIANMNAADAAFYPDHGPVQQYLQAHGVGGRLLRRVAGWHQHLRAHRKLVGERAVLRHLPSRLRAEVAASVHLPALRKVSLFQNCERGVLEALVLKLRPQVFSPGEFVCRTGDVGREMYFIREGRLAVVAADGVTQLAILGEGLYFGEISLINIRGNRSGNRRTANIQSIGYSDLFCLSKEDLTEVLAEFPSARALMEAKGREILLRMDKLDVHAEAAAVAAAEEAEQRVQALEVALEELQTRVARLLAQLESSAFKLALRIGRLESRAQQRRLARERAPARDQGTTRLQGPDGGRGPAGAQGPTRVRGPNGVQGPMRAQGPTRVQGPNGVQGPTDVQGPTRVQGSTRMQGPTGVRGPTGVRGTTRVQGSMGMQGPTGVRGPAGVQGPTRGQGPTGVRGTRRRGPRR from the exons ATGCGGAACCTCAGCGCGGTGCTGTCCCGACGCTGGGACCGGGCCCCGGCACCACGCACCGGCCGCACGCAGCg CAGCGCTGCCGCTCCCCGGAGCTGGATCCTCGACCCCTCCGGGGACTGGTACTACTGGTGGCTCAGCGCCATGGTCCTGCCCGTCATGTACAACTGGATCGTCATCGTCTGCAG GTCCTGCTTCGCcgagctccaggagcagcacacGGTGCTGTGGCTGAGCCTGGACTGCCTGAGCGACGCGCTCTACCTGCTGGACATCGCCGTGCACCTGCACACCG GCTTCCTGGAGGAGGGCATCCTGGTGCAGGACCGGGCGCAGATCCGGCGGCGCTACCTGCGCTCTGCCAGCTTCCCCTGGGACGTGGCCTCGGTGCTGCCCACCGACCTGCTCTACCTGCACCTGGGCCCGGCCGTGCCGGCCGTGCGAGCCAACCGCTTCCTGCGGGTCCCGCGGCTCTTCGAAGCCTTTGACCGCCGGGAGACACGCACTGCCCACCCCTACGCCTTCCGCATCGCCAAGCTGATGCTCTACGTCTTCGTCACCATCCACTGGAACGGCTGCCTCTACTTTGCCCTCTCCACCTACCTGGGGCTGGGTGCCGACGACTGGGTCTACCCCAACGCCAGCCGCCCCGGCTTCGCCCGCCCGCTGCGGCAGTACCTGCACAGCTTCTACATCTCCACCCTCATCCTCACCACCGTGGGTGACACGCCGGAGCCCCAGCGCGAGGAGGAGTTCCTCTTCATGACCGCCGGCTTCCTGCTGGCCGTGCTGGGCTTCGCCACCATCATGGGCAGCATGAGCTCCGTCATCGCCAACATGAACGCAGCCGACGCCGCCTTCTACCCCGACCACGGCCCGGTGCAGCAGTACCTGCAGGCACACGGTGTCGGGGGGCGGCTGCTGCGGCGGGTGGCCGGCTGGCACCAGCACCTGCGGGCGCACAGGAAGCTGGTGGGGGAGCGGGCCGTGCTCCGGCACCTCCCCAGCCGGCTGCGGGCCGAGGTGGCCGCCAGCGTGCACCTGCCTGCCCTGCGCAAGGTGTCCCTGTTCCAGAACTGCGAGCGCGGTGTGCTGGAGGCGCTGGTGCTCAAGCTGCGGCCACAGGTCTTCAGCCCCGGAGAGTTCGTCTGCCGCACCGGCGACGTGGGGCGGGAGATGTATTTCATCCGCGAGGGGCGTCTGGCCGTGGTGGCAGCCGACGGCGTCACACAGCTCGCCATCCTGGGCGAGGGGCTCTACTTCGGGGAGATCAGCCTCATCAACATCCGAG GGAACAGGTCGGGGAACCGTCGCACCGCCAACATCCAGAGCATTGGCTACTCAGACCTCTTCTGCCTCTCCAAGGAGGACCTGACAGAGGTGCTGGCCGAGTTCCCCAGCGCCCGCGCCCTGATGGAGGCCAAGGGGCGTGAGATCCTGCTGCGCATGGACAAGCTGGATGTGCACGCTGAGGCAGCagcggtggcagcagcagaggaggctgagcagcGAGTGCAGGCGCTGGAGGTGgccctggaggagctgcagacaCGGGTGGCCCGGCTGCTGGCCCAGCTGGAGTCCAGCGCCTTCAAGCTGGCGCTGCGCATCGGGCGCCTCGAGAGCAGGGCCCAGCAGCGGCGCCTGGCCAGGGAACGGGCTCCAGCCAGGGACCAGGGGACCACCAGGCTGCAGGGACCTGATGGGGGACGGGGTCCTGCTGGGGCACAGGGTCCCACAAGGGTGCGGGGTCCCAATGGTGTACAGGGTCCCATGAGGGCACAGGGTCCCACAAGGGTGCAGGGTCCCAATGGTGTACAGGGTCCCACTGATGTGCAGGGTCCCACCAGGGTGCAGGGTTCCACCAGGATGCAGGGTCCCACTGGTGTACGGGGTCCCACTGGTGTACGGGGTACCACCAGGGTGCAGGGTTCCATGGGGATGCAGGGTCCCACTGGTGTACGGGGTCCCGCTGGTGTACAGGGACCCACCAGGGGCCAGGGTCCCACGGGGGTGCGGGGCACAAGACGCAGAGGCCCCCGGCGCTGA
- the FHIP1B gene encoding FHF complex subunit HOOK-interacting protein 1B isoform X1: MERMSWLSKLNPRGAGHRTARSASLQSPVTADPETCLMVFKNHWSQVLRILERRGCKPAPDDLSAVRNNTYQMLNLLAEDRPRGDAAAGPILEFVVAENLLERLLCWHLQGDFTEERKVEQLKLYEMLISQARQPLLQHKPVLTPLLRLLSLCAEPASALLENSLVLLLNQLCVSVAKEPAILELFFHSHTDQGPANLIIFSLLIPFIHHEGVLGQQARDALLLIMAMSASNHAVAKSITDNSYFCPVLATGLSALYSSLPRKIEVRGDDWHFLRREDWIGVSSLVLFMNSLEFCNAVIQVAHPLVQKQLVDYVHNGFLVPVMGPALHKTSIEEMIASTAYLDLFLRSVSETALLKTFLRFVLLHRHDNATILDTLVGRINSNSRLCMVSLSLFRTLLSLNCEDVMLQLVLRYLLPCSHVMLSQKRAVRDLDIYGKTAAKFLSLIPRCCRPESLPLPEREEEHAAWSKGQGSPNVDASSVVTVPKPSTPSRLAFFMRQQSAGPEAAGAVPPRSPGTPCGSPGHRAGRWEEVSELDRNYLEYLRDARHSIDRCAWACRVWSAPYDGEEPSATGTAPPPDGSHPPGPEGCGALRPPGPPTPRTKKRGLPEEGAREGPGGAPVPGEPCTGGPSPNAQDSGALVNGAHGLVEPGRPEGDVAVKKVRRSPQGEGLAQNGAAAPPSPQPQPAGWEPLPSVDSLLEELLAKAPAEPNGAGVSIEAFTEELREIEAEMKNGGVALPSPKEPPGPPELPLSREEEEAYASFAALPEGELPAGPGDAAGRVLPRPLDPLAQLIASPPRAVGPPPSQPFTGPFVTALFGKLENMLHNSLYVNFLLTGLVAQLACYPQPLLRSFLLNTNMVFQPSVKSLLQHTSARGWLRFPPALPPTGPWLGEEQDRELRCQPGGLPHAALQSQEVPDRPGQAGLVGHAERGAGPAPRRAPGPQPEAVAGRADPAARQQPDAGAPGGAAGAAAGAGRARAAGAGGGRAVPRLGREAERGAAGQERRLLRRHLQRVPEGAGGHRPGPRGHVPVPDRAPRGVRAAGAFLTTRRARTFLIYWG, encoded by the exons ATGGAGAGGATGAGCTGGCTCAGCAAGCTGAACCCCCGGGGGGCCGGGCACCGCACCGCCCGCAGCGCCAGCTTGCAGAGCCCCGTCACTGCCGACCCTGAGACCTGCCTCATGGTCTTCAAGAACCACTGGTCCCAG GTGCTGCGGATCCTGGAGCGGCGGGGCTGCAAGCCAGCCCCCGACGACCTGAGCGCCGTGCGCAACAACACCTACCAGATGCTGAACCTGCTGGCGGAGGACCGGCCGCGGGGCGACGCCGCTGCGGGGCCCATCCTGGAGTTCGTGGTGGCAGAGAACCTCCTGGAGCgcctgctgtgctggcacctGCAGGGGGACTTCACGGAGGAGCGCAAGGTGGAGCAGCTGAAGCTCTATGAGATGCTCATCAGCCAGGCCcggcagcccctgctgcagcacaagcCGGTGCTCACGCCCCTGCTACGGCTGCTCAGCCTCTGTGCCGAGCCAGCCTCGGCGCTGCTGGAGaacagcctggtgctgctgctcaaCCAGCTCTGCGTCTCTGTGGCCAAGGAGCCCGCCATCCTGGAGCTCTTCTTCCACAGCCACACGGACCAGGGCCCTGCCAACCTCATCATATTCTCCCTCCTCATCCCCTTCATCCACCACGAGGGCGTCCTGGGGCAGCAGGCCAGGGATGCGCTGCTGCTTATCATGGCCATGTCTGCCAGCAACCACGCCGTGGCCAAGTCCATCACCGACAACTCCTACTTCTGCCCG GTCCTGGCCACAGGCCTGAGCGCCCTGTACTCCTCGCTGCCTCGCAAGATCGAGGTGCGGGGGGATGACTGGCACTTCCTGCGCCGCGAGGACTGGATCGGCGTCTCCTCCCTCGTGCTCTTCATGAACTCGCTGGAGTTCTGCAACGCTGTCATCCAG gttGCCCACCCGCTGGTGCAGAAGCAGCTGGTGGACTACGTGCACAACGGGTTCCTGGTGCCCGTCATGGGGCCAGCGCTGCACAAG ACCTCCATCGAGGAGATGATCGCCAGCACGGCGTACCTGGACCTGTTCCTGCGCAGCGTCAGCGAGACGGCGCTGCTGAAAACCTTCTTGCGCTTCGTGCTGCTGCACCGCCACGACAACGCCACCATCCTCGACACCCTCGTGGGCCGCATCAACAGCAACTCGCGG CTCTGCATGGTCTCCCTGAGCCTCTTCCGGACACTGCTCAGCCTCAACTGTGAGGACGTgatgctgcagctggtgctcaG GtacctgctgccctgcagccacgTCATGCTGAGCCAGAAGCGGGCGGTCAGGGACCTGGACATCTACGGGAAGACGGCCGCCAAATTCCTGTCGCTCATCCCACGCTGCTGCCGCCCTGAGAGCCTGCCGCTGCCGGAGCGCGAGGAGGAGCACGCCGCCTGGTCCAAGG gcCAGGGCAGCCCCAACGTGGACGCCTCCTCCGTGGTGACTGTGCCGAAGCCCTCCACGCCGTCCCGCCTCGCCTTCTTCATGCGGCAGCAGAGCGCCGGCCCCGAGGCAGCTGGTGCCGTGCCGCCGCGCTCCCCCGGCACGCCGTGTGGCAGCCCCGGGCACCGGGCTGGCCGCTGGGAGGAGGTGTCGGAGCTGGACAGGAACTACCTGGAGTACCTGCGGGACGCGCGCCACAGCATCGACCGCTGCGCCTGGGCCTGCCGCGTCTGGTCGGCCCCCTACGACGGCGAGGAGCCGAGCGCCACTGGCACGGCCCCCCCACCCGATGGCAGCCACCCGCCCGGCCCCGAGGGCTGCGGCGCCCTGCGCCCTCCAGGACCCCCCACCCCGCGGACTAAGAAGCGGGGCCTGCCCGAGGAAGGGGCAAGGGAGGGCCCTGGGGGGGCACCTGTACCCGGTGAGCCCTGCACCGGGGGCCCCAGCCCCAATGCCCAGGACTCGGGAGCCCTGGTGAATGGGGCGCATGGGCTGGTGGAGCCAGGGCGTCCCGAGGGGGACGTGGCGGTGAAGAAGGTGCGCAGGAGCCCCCAGGGTGAGGGGCTGGCACAGAATGGGGCCgcggccccccccagcccccagccacagCCCGCAGGCTGGGAGCCGCTGCCCTCCGTGGACtcgctgctggaggagctgctggccaaGGCGCCGGCTGAGCCCAACGGGGCGGGCGTCAGCATCGAGGCCTTCACGGAGGAACTGCGGGAGATTGAGGCCGAGATGAAGAACGGCGGCGtggccctgcccagccccaagGAGCCGCCCGGACCGCCTGAGCTGCCCCTGTCCCGCGAAGAGGAGGAGGCCTACGCCAGCTTCGCCGCCCTGCCCGAGGGCGAGCTGCCGGCCGGGCCGGGGGACGCTGCGGGGCGGGTGCTGCCCCGGCCCCTGGACCCCCTGGCGCAGCTCATCGCCAGCCCCCCGCGCGCCGTGGGGCCGCCCCCCAGCCAGCCCTTCACAG GCCCCTTCGTGACGGCGCTGTTCGGCAAGCTGGAGAACATGCTGCACAACTCGCTGTACGTCAACTTCCTGCTCACCGGGCTGGTGGCACAGCTCGCCTGCTACCCGCAGCCGCTGCTGCGCTCCTTCCTCCTCAACACCAACATGGTCTTCCAGCCCAGCGTCAAGTCCCTGCTGCAG CACACATCTGCCCGGGGCTGGCTGCGATTCCCTCCCGCCCTCCCTCCCACAGGTCCTTGGCTCGGTGAAGAACAAGATCGAGAGCTTCGCTGCCAGCCAGGAGGACTTCCCCACGCTGCTCTTCAAAGCCAAGAAGTACCTGATCGCCCGGGGCAAGCTGGACTGGTCGGACACGCCGAGCGTGGTGCCGGCCCTGCGCCGCGCCGAGCCCCTGG CCCGCAGCCGGAAGCCGTCGCTGGGCGAGCTGATCCTGCGGCACGCCAACAGCCCGACGCGGGCGCGCCAGGCGGCGCAGCTGGCGCTGCAGCAGGTGCGGGACGGGCCCGTGCTGCAGGCGCTGGCGGGGGCCGCGCTGTTCCGCGGCTCGGCCGAGAAGCAGAGCGAGGCGCTGCGGGTCAAGAACGCCGTCTACTGCGCCGTCATCTTCAGCGAGttcctgaaggagctggcggccATCGCCCAGGCCCACGCGGTCACGTCCCCGTTCCTGACCGAGCCCCCCGAGGAGTGAGGGCGGCGGGGGCCTTTTTAACCACGCGCAGGGCACGgacctttttaatttattgggGGTGA
- the FHIP1B gene encoding FHF complex subunit HOOK-interacting protein 1B isoform X2, which yields MERMSWLSKLNPRGAGHRTARSASLQSPVTADPETCLMVFKNHWSQVLRILERRGCKPAPDDLSAVRNNTYQMLNLLAEDRPRGDAAAGPILEFVVAENLLERLLCWHLQGDFTEERKVEQLKLYEMLISQARQPLLQHKPVLTPLLRLLSLCAEPASALLENSLVLLLNQLCVSVAKEPAILELFFHSHTDQGPANLIIFSLLIPFIHHEGVLGQQARDALLLIMAMSASNHAVAKSITDNSYFCPVLATGLSALYSSLPRKIEVRGDDWHFLRREDWIGVSSLVLFMNSLEFCNAVIQVAHPLVQKQLVDYVHNGFLVPVMGPALHKTSIEEMIASTAYLDLFLRSVSETALLKTFLRFVLLHRHDNATILDTLVGRINSNSRLCMVSLSLFRTLLSLNCEDVMLQLVLRYLLPCSHVMLSQKRAVRDLDIYGKTAAKFLSLIPRCCRPESLPLPEREEEHAAWSKGQGSPNVDASSVVTVPKPSTPSRLAFFMRQQSAGPEAAGAVPPRSPGTPCGSPGHRAGRWEEVSELDRNYLEYLRDARHSIDRCAWACRVWSAPYDGEEPSATGTAPPPDGSHPPGPEGCGALRPPGPPTPRTKKRGLPEEGAREGPGGAPVPGEPCTGGPSPNAQDSGALVNGAHGLVEPGRPEGDVAVKKVRRSPQGEGLAQNGAAAPPSPQPQPAGWEPLPSVDSLLEELLAKAPAEPNGAGVSIEAFTEELREIEAEMKNGGVALPSPKEPPGPPELPLSREEEEAYASFAALPEGELPAGPGDAAGRVLPRPLDPLAQLIASPPRAVGPPPSQPFTGPFVTALFGKLENMLHNSLYVNFLLTGLVAQLACYPQPLLRSFLLNTNMVFQPSVKSLLQVLGSVKNKIESFAASQEDFPTLLFKAKKYLIARGKLDWSDTPSVVPALRRAEPLARSRKPSLGELILRHANSPTRARQAAQLALQQVRDGPVLQALAGAALFRGSAEKQSEALRVKNAVYCAVIFSEFLKELAAIAQAHAVTSPFLTEPPEE from the exons ATGGAGAGGATGAGCTGGCTCAGCAAGCTGAACCCCCGGGGGGCCGGGCACCGCACCGCCCGCAGCGCCAGCTTGCAGAGCCCCGTCACTGCCGACCCTGAGACCTGCCTCATGGTCTTCAAGAACCACTGGTCCCAG GTGCTGCGGATCCTGGAGCGGCGGGGCTGCAAGCCAGCCCCCGACGACCTGAGCGCCGTGCGCAACAACACCTACCAGATGCTGAACCTGCTGGCGGAGGACCGGCCGCGGGGCGACGCCGCTGCGGGGCCCATCCTGGAGTTCGTGGTGGCAGAGAACCTCCTGGAGCgcctgctgtgctggcacctGCAGGGGGACTTCACGGAGGAGCGCAAGGTGGAGCAGCTGAAGCTCTATGAGATGCTCATCAGCCAGGCCcggcagcccctgctgcagcacaagcCGGTGCTCACGCCCCTGCTACGGCTGCTCAGCCTCTGTGCCGAGCCAGCCTCGGCGCTGCTGGAGaacagcctggtgctgctgctcaaCCAGCTCTGCGTCTCTGTGGCCAAGGAGCCCGCCATCCTGGAGCTCTTCTTCCACAGCCACACGGACCAGGGCCCTGCCAACCTCATCATATTCTCCCTCCTCATCCCCTTCATCCACCACGAGGGCGTCCTGGGGCAGCAGGCCAGGGATGCGCTGCTGCTTATCATGGCCATGTCTGCCAGCAACCACGCCGTGGCCAAGTCCATCACCGACAACTCCTACTTCTGCCCG GTCCTGGCCACAGGCCTGAGCGCCCTGTACTCCTCGCTGCCTCGCAAGATCGAGGTGCGGGGGGATGACTGGCACTTCCTGCGCCGCGAGGACTGGATCGGCGTCTCCTCCCTCGTGCTCTTCATGAACTCGCTGGAGTTCTGCAACGCTGTCATCCAG gttGCCCACCCGCTGGTGCAGAAGCAGCTGGTGGACTACGTGCACAACGGGTTCCTGGTGCCCGTCATGGGGCCAGCGCTGCACAAG ACCTCCATCGAGGAGATGATCGCCAGCACGGCGTACCTGGACCTGTTCCTGCGCAGCGTCAGCGAGACGGCGCTGCTGAAAACCTTCTTGCGCTTCGTGCTGCTGCACCGCCACGACAACGCCACCATCCTCGACACCCTCGTGGGCCGCATCAACAGCAACTCGCGG CTCTGCATGGTCTCCCTGAGCCTCTTCCGGACACTGCTCAGCCTCAACTGTGAGGACGTgatgctgcagctggtgctcaG GtacctgctgccctgcagccacgTCATGCTGAGCCAGAAGCGGGCGGTCAGGGACCTGGACATCTACGGGAAGACGGCCGCCAAATTCCTGTCGCTCATCCCACGCTGCTGCCGCCCTGAGAGCCTGCCGCTGCCGGAGCGCGAGGAGGAGCACGCCGCCTGGTCCAAGG gcCAGGGCAGCCCCAACGTGGACGCCTCCTCCGTGGTGACTGTGCCGAAGCCCTCCACGCCGTCCCGCCTCGCCTTCTTCATGCGGCAGCAGAGCGCCGGCCCCGAGGCAGCTGGTGCCGTGCCGCCGCGCTCCCCCGGCACGCCGTGTGGCAGCCCCGGGCACCGGGCTGGCCGCTGGGAGGAGGTGTCGGAGCTGGACAGGAACTACCTGGAGTACCTGCGGGACGCGCGCCACAGCATCGACCGCTGCGCCTGGGCCTGCCGCGTCTGGTCGGCCCCCTACGACGGCGAGGAGCCGAGCGCCACTGGCACGGCCCCCCCACCCGATGGCAGCCACCCGCCCGGCCCCGAGGGCTGCGGCGCCCTGCGCCCTCCAGGACCCCCCACCCCGCGGACTAAGAAGCGGGGCCTGCCCGAGGAAGGGGCAAGGGAGGGCCCTGGGGGGGCACCTGTACCCGGTGAGCCCTGCACCGGGGGCCCCAGCCCCAATGCCCAGGACTCGGGAGCCCTGGTGAATGGGGCGCATGGGCTGGTGGAGCCAGGGCGTCCCGAGGGGGACGTGGCGGTGAAGAAGGTGCGCAGGAGCCCCCAGGGTGAGGGGCTGGCACAGAATGGGGCCgcggccccccccagcccccagccacagCCCGCAGGCTGGGAGCCGCTGCCCTCCGTGGACtcgctgctggaggagctgctggccaaGGCGCCGGCTGAGCCCAACGGGGCGGGCGTCAGCATCGAGGCCTTCACGGAGGAACTGCGGGAGATTGAGGCCGAGATGAAGAACGGCGGCGtggccctgcccagccccaagGAGCCGCCCGGACCGCCTGAGCTGCCCCTGTCCCGCGAAGAGGAGGAGGCCTACGCCAGCTTCGCCGCCCTGCCCGAGGGCGAGCTGCCGGCCGGGCCGGGGGACGCTGCGGGGCGGGTGCTGCCCCGGCCCCTGGACCCCCTGGCGCAGCTCATCGCCAGCCCCCCGCGCGCCGTGGGGCCGCCCCCCAGCCAGCCCTTCACAG GCCCCTTCGTGACGGCGCTGTTCGGCAAGCTGGAGAACATGCTGCACAACTCGCTGTACGTCAACTTCCTGCTCACCGGGCTGGTGGCACAGCTCGCCTGCTACCCGCAGCCGCTGCTGCGCTCCTTCCTCCTCAACACCAACATGGTCTTCCAGCCCAGCGTCAAGTCCCTGCTGCAG GTCCTTGGCTCGGTGAAGAACAAGATCGAGAGCTTCGCTGCCAGCCAGGAGGACTTCCCCACGCTGCTCTTCAAAGCCAAGAAGTACCTGATCGCCCGGGGCAAGCTGGACTGGTCGGACACGCCGAGCGTGGTGCCGGCCCTGCGCCGCGCCGAGCCCCTGG CCCGCAGCCGGAAGCCGTCGCTGGGCGAGCTGATCCTGCGGCACGCCAACAGCCCGACGCGGGCGCGCCAGGCGGCGCAGCTGGCGCTGCAGCAGGTGCGGGACGGGCCCGTGCTGCAGGCGCTGGCGGGGGCCGCGCTGTTCCGCGGCTCGGCCGAGAAGCAGAGCGAGGCGCTGCGGGTCAAGAACGCCGTCTACTGCGCCGTCATCTTCAGCGAGttcctgaaggagctggcggccATCGCCCAGGCCCACGCGGTCACGTCCCCGTTCCTGACCGAGCCCCCCGAGGAGTGA
- the RPS11 gene encoding small ribosomal subunit protein uS17, with the protein MADTQTERAYQKQPTIFQNKKRVLLGEGGKEKLPRYYKNIGLGFKTPKEAIEGTYIDKKCPFTGNVSIRGRILSGVVTKMKMQRTIVIRRDYLHYIRKYNRFEKRHKNMSVHLSPCFRDVQIGDIVTVGECRPLSKTVRFNVLKVTKAAGTKKQFQKF; encoded by the exons ATGGCGGACACGCAG ACGGAGAGGGCCTACCAGAAGCAGCCCACGATCTTCCAGAACAAGAAGCGGGTGCTGCTGGGCGAGGGCGGCAAGGAGAAGCTCCCCCGCTACTACAAGAACATCGGCCTCGGCTTCAAGACTCCCAAGGAG GCTATTGAGGGCACGTACATTGATAAGAAGTGCCCCTTCACTGGTAATGTCTCCATCCGTGGCCGAATCCTCTCAG GTGTGGTTACCAAGATGAAGATGCAGCGCACCATTGTCATCCGCCGGGACTACTTGCACTACATCCGCAAGTACAACCGCTTTGAGAAGCGCCACAAGAACATGTCTGTGCACCTCTCCCCCTGCTTCAG GGATGTCCAGATCGGGGACATCGTCACCGTCGGAGAGTGCCGTCCCCTCAGCAAGACTGTCCGCTTCAACGTCCTCAAGGTCACAAAGGCTGCTGGCACCAAGAAGCAATTCCAGAAGTTTTAA